One region of Aeromicrobium sp. Sec7.5 genomic DNA includes:
- the efp gene encoding elongation factor P, protein MATTNDLKNGLVLNIDGQLWAVVEFQHVKPGKGPAFVRTKLKNVESGKVVDKTFNAGTKVETASVDKRDMQYLYNDGSSYVFMDIQTYDQLEIAPAQMGTAVDYILENTNAVVATNEGRVLYVELPLSVELTVQHTDPGLQGDRSSGGTKPATLETGKEIQVPLFLETGEKIKVDTRDGSYLGRVKS, encoded by the coding sequence ATGGCCACCACGAACGACCTGAAGAACGGCCTTGTGCTGAACATCGACGGACAGCTCTGGGCTGTCGTGGAGTTCCAGCACGTGAAGCCGGGCAAGGGTCCCGCCTTCGTCCGCACGAAGCTCAAGAACGTCGAGTCCGGCAAGGTCGTCGACAAGACGTTCAACGCCGGCACGAAGGTCGAGACGGCCTCGGTCGACAAGCGCGACATGCAGTACCTGTACAACGACGGCTCGTCGTACGTCTTCATGGACATCCAGACGTACGACCAGCTCGAGATCGCTCCCGCGCAGATGGGCACGGCGGTCGACTACATCCTCGAGAACACCAACGCCGTGGTGGCCACGAACGAGGGCCGCGTCCTCTACGTCGAGCTCCCGCTGTCGGTCGAGCTCACCGTGCAGCACACCGACCCGGGCCTGCAGGGCGACCGCTCCTCGGGCGGCACCAAGCCCGCCACGCTGGAGACCGGCAAGGAGATCCAGGTCCCGCTGTTCCTGGAGACCGGCGAGAAGATCAAGGTCGACACCCGCGACGGCAGCTACCTCGGCCGCGTCAAGTCATGA
- a CDS encoding M24 family metallopeptidase gives MTTDWGSRRDSAAEALRELDADRLLVTDLVNVRYLSGFTGSNGAVVLSADGTAVLVTDGRYRDQGAAECPGVEIHVAPTLLAPAAALAPGERWAVETHVLTVDQHAILVEELDHPPLAAGALVERLREVKDAAEVDLLRQACAISVEALTQTWSGPLVGRTELEVAVGLERLMVDLGAEAPGFDTICAAGEHSAIPHHSPTDRPLADGDLLKIDFGARVGGYHADCTRTVVLGRAADWQREIHEAVRQAQALGVDGLRVGRTPAEIDAAVRSDLDASGWLDHFTTGLGHGVGLRIHEDPFFGPTRTGRLVDRTVLTMEPGVYLVGRGGVRIEDTVCVTPGDPEVLTPAPTDLLEIG, from the coding sequence GTGACGACGGACTGGGGGAGTCGGCGCGACAGCGCCGCCGAGGCGCTGCGCGAGCTGGACGCCGACCGGCTGCTCGTGACCGACCTCGTCAACGTGCGGTACCTGAGCGGCTTCACGGGTTCCAACGGCGCCGTCGTCCTGTCGGCGGACGGCACGGCGGTGCTGGTCACCGACGGCCGGTACCGCGACCAGGGCGCAGCTGAGTGCCCGGGAGTCGAGATCCACGTCGCGCCGACCCTGCTCGCTCCCGCGGCCGCCCTGGCCCCGGGGGAGCGGTGGGCGGTCGAGACGCACGTCCTCACCGTCGACCAGCACGCGATCCTGGTCGAGGAGCTCGACCACCCGCCCCTCGCCGCCGGAGCGCTCGTGGAGCGCCTGCGCGAGGTCAAGGACGCTGCCGAGGTCGATCTGCTGCGACAGGCCTGCGCGATCTCGGTGGAGGCGCTGACCCAGACCTGGTCCGGCCCCCTCGTCGGCCGGACCGAGCTGGAGGTCGCCGTCGGGCTCGAGCGACTCATGGTCGACCTCGGTGCCGAGGCGCCGGGGTTCGACACGATCTGCGCGGCCGGCGAGCACTCCGCGATCCCGCACCACAGCCCCACCGACCGGCCCCTGGCGGACGGCGACCTGCTCAAGATCGACTTCGGGGCTCGCGTCGGCGGCTACCACGCCGACTGCACCCGCACGGTCGTGCTCGGTCGCGCTGCCGACTGGCAGCGGGAGATCCATGAGGCCGTCCGGCAGGCGCAGGCGCTGGGCGTCGACGGCCTCCGGGTCGGTCGCACGCCGGCCGAGATCGACGCCGCGGTGCGCAGTGATCTCGACGCCTCGGGGTGGCTCGACCACTTCACGACCGGTCTCGGACACGGGGTGGGGCTGCGGATCCACGAGGACCCGTTCTTCGGACCCACGCGCACCGGTAGACTGGTCGATCGCACTGTGCTCACGATGGAACCGGGTGTGTACCTGGTCGGTCGTGGCGGCGTGCGCATCGAAGACACCGTCTGCGTGACCCCGGGGGATCCCGAGGTCCTCACGCCGGCGCCCACCGACTTGTTGGAGATTGGCTGA
- the aroB gene encoding 3-dehydroquinate synthase, whose translation MTSGPIEIRVATAQPYDVVIGHGLRDRVLDLVGPDAARVAIIHAPSVADRATALRMPLADAGVAVRVIEVPDAEQAKTASVLTECWRVLGEAGFTRSDVVIGLGGGATTDLAGFVAATWLRGVRFINVPTTVLGMVDAAVGGKTGINTAQGKNLVGAFYEPVGVLCDLDSLVTLPTREVRSGLAEIVKCGFIADPSILDLVETDPRSASDVRSSVMTELIAKGIAVKASSVKGDLREGGGAGGTIGREALNYGHTLGHAIERHEGYAIRHGEAISVGMVFVAELARAQGLIDDDLVDRHRTTLELVGLPTAYRADAWPEVLDAMRLDKKTRGSTLRFVVLDRLASPKILPVTDEYLLRDAYRAVSA comes from the coding sequence ATGACGTCCGGTCCCATCGAGATCCGGGTCGCGACGGCGCAGCCGTACGACGTCGTGATCGGCCACGGCCTGCGTGACCGGGTGCTCGACCTCGTGGGACCCGACGCCGCGCGGGTCGCCATCATCCACGCGCCCAGCGTCGCCGACCGGGCCACGGCCCTGCGCATGCCGCTGGCCGACGCCGGCGTCGCGGTCCGTGTCATCGAGGTGCCGGACGCCGAGCAGGCCAAGACCGCCTCCGTGCTCACCGAGTGCTGGCGCGTCCTGGGCGAGGCCGGGTTCACCCGCTCCGACGTCGTGATCGGGCTCGGGGGCGGGGCCACGACCGACCTCGCCGGCTTCGTCGCCGCCACGTGGCTGCGCGGCGTGCGGTTCATCAACGTGCCCACGACGGTGCTCGGCATGGTCGACGCCGCGGTCGGCGGCAAGACCGGCATCAACACGGCCCAGGGCAAGAACCTCGTGGGCGCCTTCTACGAGCCGGTCGGCGTGCTCTGCGACCTCGACAGCCTCGTGACGCTCCCGACCCGCGAGGTCCGAAGCGGTCTCGCCGAGATCGTCAAGTGCGGCTTCATCGCCGATCCGTCGATCCTCGACCTGGTCGAGACCGACCCGCGCAGCGCGAGCGACGTCAGGTCCTCCGTCATGACCGAGCTCATCGCCAAGGGCATCGCGGTCAAGGCCTCGTCGGTCAAGGGAGACCTGCGCGAGGGAGGCGGCGCCGGCGGCACGATCGGGCGCGAGGCGCTCAACTACGGCCACACGCTCGGGCACGCGATCGAGCGGCACGAGGGCTACGCGATCCGTCACGGCGAGGCCATCAGTGTCGGCATGGTGTTCGTGGCCGAGCTCGCACGGGCTCAGGGACTCATCGACGACGACCTCGTCGATCGGCACCGGACCACGTTGGAGCTCGTGGGCCTGCCGACGGCGTACCGGGCCGACGCCTGGCCCGAGGTGCTCGACGCGATGCGCCTGGACAAGAAGACGCGTGGTTCGACGCTGCGTTTCGTCGTGCTCGACCGGCTGGCCTCGCCGAAGATCCTGCCGGTCACCGACGAGTACCTGCTGCGCGACGCCTACCGCGCCGTCAGCGCCTGA
- a CDS encoding shikimate kinase, producing MSPDRTGASGPFLVLIGAPGAGKTTVGTRIADRLGLELRDTDADVVAGAGREISDIFVTDGEPAFRALEEAAVATALDEHEGVLALGGGAVLSAATRERLAGHRVVHLEVGLAGAASRVGLNASRPLLVGNVRGRLKGLLDERRPIYTSLARWTVGTDDRTADEVADLVLELIGDDHAQRIEETP from the coding sequence TTGAGCCCAGACCGGACCGGCGCGTCCGGACCGTTCCTCGTCCTGATCGGTGCTCCCGGAGCCGGGAAGACCACGGTCGGCACCCGGATCGCGGATCGGCTCGGACTCGAGCTGCGTGACACCGACGCCGATGTCGTCGCCGGTGCGGGCCGCGAGATCTCCGACATCTTCGTGACCGACGGCGAGCCGGCGTTCCGGGCCCTGGAGGAGGCGGCCGTGGCCACCGCTCTGGACGAGCACGAGGGCGTCCTGGCCCTCGGAGGGGGAGCGGTCCTGAGCGCGGCGACACGCGAGCGCCTGGCCGGCCACCGCGTCGTGCACCTCGAGGTCGGTCTGGCCGGCGCAGCCAGCCGGGTGGGCCTCAACGCGAGTCGGCCACTCCTGGTCGGCAACGTGCGTGGACGCCTCAAGGGCCTGCTCGACGAGCGCCGACCGATCTATACCTCCCTGGCCCGTTGGACCGTCGGCACGGACGACCGCACGGCCGACGAGGTCGCCGACCTCGTCCTGGAGCTCATCGGGGACGACCACGCGCAACGCATCGAGGAGACACCATGA
- the aroC gene encoding chorismate synthase yields MLRWSTAGESHGPALAALIEGVPAGVSVTSKDIDAALARRRLGYGRGARMSFEADVLEIIGGVRHGLTLGSPIALRIGNSEWPKWDQVMAADPVDPEVLEGLKRNAPLTRPRPGHADLAGMQKYDFDEARPILERASARETAARVALGEIAAQFVEQATGATIVSHVVEIGTAKAPAGLVPAKRDVDALDADPVRCFDPEASAAMVAEIDLAHKDGDTLGGVVEVAVHGLPPGLGSHTAWDRRLDSRLAAALMGIQAIKGVEVGDGFELARTRGSLAHDEIIPGGETGLEHIRRASGRSGGTEGGMTTGEILRVRAAMKPIATVPRALRTIDVTTGEETRAHHQRSDVCAVPAAGIVAEAMVALVLAEAVLEKFGGDSLGETRRNVDGYRSNLRFR; encoded by the coding sequence ATGCTTCGTTGGTCCACCGCCGGTGAGTCACACGGCCCGGCGCTCGCCGCCCTGATCGAGGGTGTCCCTGCTGGGGTGTCCGTCACGTCCAAGGACATCGACGCGGCCCTCGCGCGCCGTCGTCTCGGCTACGGTCGGGGCGCCCGCATGTCGTTCGAGGCCGACGTCCTCGAGATCATCGGAGGGGTCCGACACGGCCTGACCCTCGGCAGCCCGATCGCCTTGCGCATCGGCAACTCGGAGTGGCCCAAGTGGGACCAGGTCATGGCCGCCGACCCGGTCGACCCCGAGGTGCTCGAAGGGCTCAAGCGCAACGCGCCCCTGACGCGACCGCGCCCCGGCCACGCCGATCTCGCCGGCATGCAGAAGTACGACTTCGACGAGGCGCGCCCGATCCTGGAGCGCGCCAGCGCCCGCGAGACCGCGGCACGCGTCGCCCTCGGCGAGATCGCGGCCCAGTTCGTCGAGCAGGCCACGGGAGCCACGATCGTGTCGCACGTCGTCGAGATCGGTACCGCGAAGGCGCCGGCCGGCCTCGTTCCCGCCAAGCGTGACGTCGACGCCCTCGACGCCGACCCGGTCCGGTGCTTCGACCCGGAGGCGAGCGCAGCGATGGTGGCCGAGATCGATCTGGCGCACAAGGACGGCGACACCCTGGGCGGCGTCGTCGAGGTCGCGGTCCACGGCCTGCCGCCGGGTCTCGGTTCGCACACCGCGTGGGACCGACGACTCGACTCCCGCCTCGCGGCCGCGCTCATGGGCATCCAGGCCATCAAGGGCGTCGAGGTCGGTGACGGCTTCGAGCTGGCCCGCACCCGTGGCTCGCTGGCCCACGACGAGATCATCCCGGGCGGTGAGACCGGCCTGGAGCACATCCGTCGTGCGTCCGGCCGGTCGGGCGGCACCGAGGGCGGCATGACGACGGGCGAGATCCTGCGGGTCCGAGCGGCGATGAAGCCGATCGCCACCGTGCCCCGCGCCCTGCGCACGATCGACGTCACGACGGGCGAGGAGACGCGCGCGCACCACCAGCGCTCGGACGTGTGCGCCGTGCCGGCCGCGGGCATCGTCGCCGAGGCCATGGTCGCTCTGGTGCTCGCCGAGGCGGTGCTGGAGAAGTTCGGTGGCGACTCGCTCGGCGAGACCCGGCGCAACGTCGACGGCTACCGCTCGAACCTGAGGTTCCGTTGA
- a CDS encoding A24 family peptidase, producing the protein MEILLSAVAAGVIGALGPWVIARVPEPDEPDGDKRTYADIARHRWLAPVLAVVAAIFAGAVAWGTDAPALMPAWVLVSGVGAWLSYVDIRTRLLPYAIVAPLYLATWLLVGVAALVEQDVQIFVRALVANIVVYVIFRVLYEIGRFFGGALGYGDVRLAAVLSLVLGPLGAQVTLVGMYAGFLVGAVAGGVLSLARLIDRSSFAFGQYLVLGAVVGAAWGPTLYGS; encoded by the coding sequence GTGGAGATCCTGCTCAGCGCGGTCGCAGCCGGTGTCATCGGTGCCCTCGGACCGTGGGTGATCGCTCGCGTGCCGGAGCCCGACGAGCCCGACGGCGACAAGCGCACGTACGCCGACATCGCCCGCCACCGCTGGCTGGCCCCGGTGCTGGCCGTCGTGGCCGCGATCTTCGCCGGTGCGGTCGCCTGGGGCACGGATGCGCCCGCGCTCATGCCGGCCTGGGTCCTGGTCAGCGGTGTGGGGGCGTGGCTCTCGTACGTCGACATCCGCACGCGGCTGTTGCCGTACGCGATCGTCGCACCGTTGTACCTCGCCACCTGGCTGCTGGTCGGCGTCGCGGCCCTGGTCGAGCAGGACGTGCAGATCTTCGTGCGCGCGCTCGTCGCGAACATCGTCGTCTACGTGATCTTCCGCGTGCTCTACGAGATCGGCCGCTTCTTCGGAGGTGCCCTCGGCTACGGCGACGTCCGGCTCGCGGCAGTGCTGTCGCTCGTGCTCGGTCCGCTCGGGGCTCAGGTCACGCTGGTGGGGATGTACGCCGGATTCCTCGTCGGAGCGGTGGCGGGCGGCGTGCTCTCCCTGGCCCGGCTGATCGACCGCAGCAGCTTCGCGTTCGGCCAGTACCTCGTGCTCGGGGCGGTCGTGGGCGCGGCCTGGGGGCCCACTCTGTACGGCTCGTGA
- a CDS encoding shikimate dehydrogenase has translation MRCAVLGSPVAHSLSPVMHRAAYLELGVDWDYEAIEVGEDELAPFLDGLDDTWRGLSVTAPLKRRLVALLDDVSEDAELLGVANTVLLGDERIGHNTDVPGGLNALREAGVHDVVSARILGGGATAASMALTLSRLGARRLEVAVRDPARALEVVDVAHRCGMAVEVTSLTDRERGAVDVLVSTIPAAVVDPHQAHRAEAVFDVVYDPWPTALASEAESRGIPVVNGLDLLAHQAALQVHLMTGGTVRPSLLRGAAALELAAR, from the coding sequence ATGCGTTGCGCCGTGCTGGGCAGCCCGGTGGCCCACTCCTTGTCGCCGGTCATGCATCGCGCGGCGTACCTCGAGCTCGGGGTCGACTGGGACTACGAGGCGATCGAGGTCGGTGAGGACGAGCTGGCGCCGTTCCTGGACGGCCTCGACGACACCTGGCGTGGCCTCTCGGTCACCGCGCCGCTGAAGCGCCGGCTCGTGGCCCTGCTCGACGACGTCAGCGAGGACGCCGAGCTGCTGGGTGTTGCTAACACGGTGCTGCTCGGCGACGAGAGGATCGGCCACAACACCGACGTCCCGGGTGGCTTGAACGCCCTCCGGGAGGCGGGTGTCCACGACGTCGTCAGCGCACGCATCCTCGGGGGAGGGGCGACCGCTGCGTCCATGGCCCTGACCCTGTCCCGCCTCGGCGCCCGTCGGCTGGAGGTCGCGGTTCGTGACCCCGCGCGGGCGCTCGAGGTCGTCGACGTGGCCCACCGCTGCGGGATGGCGGTCGAGGTCACGTCGCTCACCGACCGCGAGCGCGGCGCCGTCGACGTCCTGGTCTCCACGATCCCGGCAGCGGTCGTCGACCCGCACCAGGCGCACCGTGCCGAGGCGGTCTTCGACGTCGTGTACGACCCGTGGCCCACTGCGCTGGCGTCCGAGGCGGAGTCGCGCGGCATCCCGGTCGTCAACGGGCTCGATCTGCTGGCCCACCAGGCGGCGTTGCAGGTGCATCTCATGACCGGTGGAACGGTTCGTCCGTCGCTGCTCCGCGGCGCCGCGGCGTTGGAGCTCGCCGCACGTTGA
- the mltG gene encoding endolytic transglycosylase MltG, with protein sequence MTTDTGLDLVTGGEPPRPDRGRRRAEKTKRPWRGLVVLVALLALLAGGGYWAYGWAQDRFGAAEDYSGEGTGEVVVQVESGASWRSLSYDLEDQDVVKSATAFYEEALDDPEQAVLKAGSYQMREKMSAAAAYRALTTEIVNADATVAVPEGSRVDDIVASITERTEIPQADLEAALADPAAIGLPEIAAGNPEGYLYPATYTVDPGETAVSLLSKMVAKTLEVTAELDIEGRAADLGYTTEEVLTIASILEYEVSNDDFARGARVFYNRLEEGMPLQMDSTVHYISGRSGDVFTTPEERDSDSPYNTYKFPGLPPGPIGSPGEAAIEAALNPEDGDWVYFVADPETGETTFSVSYSEHQQACRDAGFSC encoded by the coding sequence ATGACCACCGACACCGGGCTCGACCTCGTCACCGGTGGCGAGCCCCCTCGCCCCGACCGCGGTCGACGGCGTGCCGAGAAGACGAAGCGCCCGTGGCGCGGTCTGGTCGTGCTCGTCGCGCTGCTCGCCCTGCTGGCCGGGGGTGGCTACTGGGCCTACGGGTGGGCGCAGGACCGGTTCGGAGCCGCCGAGGACTACAGCGGCGAGGGGACGGGCGAGGTCGTCGTGCAGGTCGAGTCGGGCGCGAGCTGGCGCAGCCTGTCGTACGACCTCGAGGACCAGGACGTCGTCAAGTCCGCCACGGCGTTCTACGAGGAGGCCCTCGACGATCCCGAGCAGGCGGTGCTGAAGGCCGGCTCGTACCAGATGCGGGAGAAGATGTCGGCGGCAGCGGCGTACCGCGCGCTCACCACCGAGATCGTGAACGCCGACGCCACGGTCGCGGTGCCGGAAGGTTCTCGGGTCGACGACATCGTCGCGTCGATCACGGAGCGGACCGAGATCCCGCAGGCCGACCTCGAGGCGGCGCTCGCGGACCCGGCAGCGATCGGACTGCCGGAGATCGCGGCCGGCAACCCGGAGGGGTACCTGTACCCCGCCACGTACACGGTCGATCCCGGCGAGACGGCCGTCTCGCTGCTCTCAAAGATGGTCGCAAAGACGCTGGAGGTCACGGCGGAGCTCGACATCGAGGGTCGGGCCGCGGATCTCGGCTACACGACCGAGGAGGTCCTGACGATCGCGAGCATCCTCGAGTACGAGGTCTCGAACGACGACTTCGCCCGGGGTGCCCGCGTCTTCTACAACCGGCTCGAGGAGGGCATGCCGCTCCAGATGGACTCCACGGTGCACTACATCAGCGGACGCAGCGGCGACGTGTTCACGACGCCTGAGGAGCGTGACTCCGACTCGCCCTACAACACGTACAAGTTCCCCGGGCTCCCTCCGGGGCCGATCGGCTCGCCCGGCGAGGCCGCCATCGAGGCCGCCCTGAACCCGGAGGACGGCGACTGGGTGTACTTCGTGGCCGATCCCGAGACGGGTGAGACGACCTTCTCGGTGTCCTACTCGGAGCACCAGCAGGCGTGCCGCGACGCCGGGTTCAGCTGCTGA
- the ruvX gene encoding Holliday junction resolvase RuvX, whose translation MRRGRRLGVDIGSARIGVATCDPDGLIATPVETVPAGTGSVARLVALADEYDVVEIVVGLPYSLSGREGPAAATVREAVGALMAATPRPVRLVDERLSTVTASQQLRAGGTKAKKQRPVIDQAAAVVILQNALEGERMRGTPPGHLIDPPNAVKKETP comes from the coding sequence GTGCGCCGCGGACGTCGGCTGGGCGTCGACATCGGGTCGGCCCGCATCGGGGTCGCCACGTGTGACCCCGACGGGCTGATCGCCACGCCGGTCGAGACCGTCCCCGCCGGTACCGGGTCCGTCGCCCGCCTCGTCGCACTGGCCGACGAGTACGACGTCGTCGAGATCGTGGTGGGGCTTCCGTACTCGCTGTCCGGACGTGAGGGACCCGCTGCCGCCACGGTCCGTGAGGCCGTCGGCGCCCTGATGGCCGCCACGCCGCGACCGGTGCGACTGGTCGACGAACGCCTCAGCACGGTCACCGCGTCGCAGCAGCTCAGGGCCGGTGGCACCAAGGCGAAGAAGCAGCGACCCGTCATCGACCAAGCGGCAGCCGTGGTCATCTTGCAGAATGCGTTGGAGGGCGAGCGGATGCGGGGGACTCCGCCCGGCCACCTGATCGACCCGCCGAACGCCGTGAAGAAGGAGACGCCGTGA
- the alaS gene encoding alanine--tRNA ligase — protein sequence METAEIRRRFLAHFETAGHTVVPSAPLLFDDPNLLFVNAGMVPFKPYFLGQETPPFDRATSVQKCVRTLDIEEVGKTTRHGTFFQMNGNFSFGDYFKAGAIEHAWNLITGSVDDGGLGFDPATIWVTVLHTDTESRELWKKIAGLPDERIQNRGLLDNYWHMGVPGPGGPCSEIYVDRGAQYGPDGGPEADEDRFLEIWNLVFMQEEITNVRAKDQFEVVAPLPHQNIDTGMGLERVAYLLQGKENMYEIDEVFPVISRAEELTGRRYGADPVDDVRFRVIADHVRSGLMLIGDGVTPGNESRGYVLRRLLRRAVRSMRLLGYDDPALPALLPVSQERMRSSYPELEKDFARISQIAFAEEEAFRQTLGKGTQIFDLHARNAKEAGRAGLSGDAAFTLHDTYGFPIDLTLEMAEEQGLSVDADGFRSLMAEQRARAKADAKSKKGLHADTTAYRAALDAHGPTDWLAYTSLATESRVVALLAGGEPTPALGAGSLGEVVLDRTPFYAESGGQNADAGHLVWSGGPAGSGRAEVLDVQRPIKGLVVHQVRVLEGELTLDVDLEALVDPEWRTGARQAHSGTHVVHAALREVLGPTALQSGSYNRPGYLRLDFGWGSALAPDQLREVEEASNRALRADLPVSANLMTIAQAKEAGALALFGETYGEQVRVVEIGGPWSRELCGGTHVEHSSQIGTVVLTSDSSVGAGNRRVEALVGIEGFAYLARERDLVAQLSGLLKVKPDDIPGRVGDLVERLKATERELDKIRAAELLSGAGTLAEGAKDVAGTAVVATRLDGVGGGDLRTLALDVRNRLGQDRPAVVALFGVTDGKPSVVIALNPGAIDRGLSAGDLVRSAGEQIGGRGGGKADVAQGGGTDASGVDAAIATVESAVSGA from the coding sequence ATGGAGACCGCCGAGATCCGGCGTCGATTCCTCGCTCACTTCGAGACCGCCGGCCACACCGTCGTGCCGTCGGCCCCGTTGTTGTTCGACGACCCGAACCTGCTGTTCGTCAACGCCGGCATGGTGCCGTTCAAGCCGTACTTCCTCGGGCAGGAGACGCCTCCGTTCGACCGGGCCACGAGCGTCCAGAAGTGCGTCCGCACCCTCGACATCGAGGAGGTCGGCAAGACCACGCGGCACGGCACCTTCTTCCAGATGAACGGCAACTTCTCGTTCGGCGACTACTTCAAGGCCGGGGCCATCGAGCACGCCTGGAACCTCATCACCGGGTCGGTGGACGACGGCGGTCTGGGCTTCGACCCCGCCACGATCTGGGTCACCGTGCTGCACACCGACACCGAGTCGCGCGAGCTCTGGAAGAAGATCGCGGGCCTGCCCGACGAGCGCATCCAGAACCGCGGACTCCTCGACAACTACTGGCACATGGGCGTCCCGGGTCCGGGTGGTCCGTGCAGCGAGATCTACGTCGACCGCGGCGCCCAGTACGGTCCCGACGGCGGCCCCGAGGCCGACGAGGACCGGTTCCTCGAGATCTGGAACCTCGTGTTCATGCAGGAGGAGATCACCAACGTCCGCGCGAAGGACCAGTTCGAGGTCGTGGCGCCCCTGCCGCACCAGAACATCGACACCGGCATGGGCCTGGAGCGTGTTGCGTATCTCCTGCAGGGCAAGGAGAACATGTACGAGATCGACGAGGTCTTCCCCGTCATCTCGCGAGCCGAGGAGCTCACGGGTCGCCGCTACGGTGCCGACCCGGTCGACGACGTGCGTTTCCGCGTCATCGCCGATCACGTGCGCAGCGGTCTGATGCTGATCGGCGACGGTGTGACCCCCGGCAACGAGTCGCGTGGCTACGTGCTGCGCCGGCTCCTGCGTCGCGCGGTGCGCTCGATGCGCCTGCTCGGCTACGACGACCCGGCCCTGCCGGCGCTGCTCCCGGTCAGCCAGGAGCGCATGCGGTCGAGCTATCCCGAGCTCGAGAAGGACTTCGCCCGCATCAGCCAGATCGCGTTCGCCGAGGAGGAGGCGTTCCGCCAGACCCTGGGCAAGGGCACGCAGATCTTCGACCTCCACGCGCGCAACGCCAAGGAGGCAGGTCGTGCCGGCCTGTCCGGCGACGCCGCCTTCACGCTCCACGACACCTACGGCTTCCCGATCGACCTGACCCTCGAGATGGCCGAGGAGCAGGGCCTGTCGGTCGACGCCGACGGATTCCGCTCGCTCATGGCCGAGCAGCGGGCGCGGGCCAAGGCCGACGCCAAGTCGAAGAAGGGCCTGCACGCCGACACCACGGCGTACCGGGCCGCCCTCGACGCCCACGGGCCGACCGACTGGCTCGCGTACACCTCGCTGGCCACCGAGTCGCGTGTCGTCGCCCTGCTGGCCGGCGGCGAGCCGACCCCGGCCCTCGGGGCGGGGTCCCTCGGTGAGGTCGTCCTCGACCGCACGCCGTTCTACGCCGAGTCCGGTGGTCAGAACGCTGACGCCGGCCACCTGGTGTGGTCAGGGGGCCCAGCAGGATCGGGCCGGGCCGAGGTGCTCGACGTGCAGCGGCCGATCAAGGGGCTCGTCGTGCACCAGGTCCGCGTGCTCGAGGGCGAGCTCACGCTCGACGTCGACCTCGAGGCCCTCGTCGACCCCGAGTGGCGTACCGGTGCCCGGCAGGCGCACTCGGGCACCCACGTCGTGCACGCCGCGCTCCGCGAGGTGCTCGGACCCACCGCGCTGCAGTCCGGCTCGTACAACCGTCCCGGCTACCTCCGACTCGACTTCGGCTGGGGCAGCGCCCTCGCGCCGGACCAGCTGCGCGAGGTCGAGGAGGCCTCCAACCGCGCGCTGCGCGCCGATCTCCCGGTCAGCGCGAACCTCATGACGATCGCGCAGGCCAAGGAGGCCGGCGCCCTCGCGCTCTTCGGCGAGACCTATGGCGAGCAGGTGCGCGTCGTCGAGATCGGCGGCCCCTGGTCGCGCGAGCTCTGCGGCGGCACCCACGTCGAGCACTCCTCGCAGATCGGCACGGTCGTCCTCACGTCCGACAGCTCGGTCGGCGCCGGCAACCGCCGGGTCGAGGCGCTCGTCGGGATCGAGGGCTTCGCCTACCTGGCACGCGAGCGCGACCTCGTCGCGCAGCTCTCGGGCCTGCTCAAGGTCAAGCCCGACGACATCCCCGGCCGCGTGGGCGACCTCGTCGAGCGGCTCAAGGCCACCGAGCGCGAGCTCGACAAGATCAGGGCCGCCGAGCTGCTCTCCGGCGCGGGCACCCTCGCCGAGGGCGCCAAGGACGTCGCCGGCACGGCGGTCGTGGCCACCCGGCTCGACGGCGTGGGCGGAGGCGACCTGCGCACCCTGGCCCTGGACGTGCGCAACCGTCTCGGACAGGACCGTCCGGCCGTCGTGGCGCTGTTCGGCGTCACGGACGGCAAGCCATCCGTCGTGATCGCGCTCAATCCGGGCGCCATCGACCGGGGTCTCTCGGCGGGTGACCTCGTGCGGTCCGCGGGCGAGCAGATCGGCGGTCGCGGTGGCGGCAAGGCTGACGTGGCCCAGGGCGGCGGCACCGACGCGTCGGGAGTCGACGCCGCGATCGCGACGGTCGAGTCCGCCGTCTCGGGGGCGTGA
- a CDS encoding DUF6167 family protein has product MTPRVVWFVAGTAAGVYASVKARRAAHRLSVPGIADQAAALGLGLRELAGEVRDGMEAKQHDVARDLYRRAALPPAHADVPELLESGPTSTHPNPAEKDTA; this is encoded by the coding sequence ATGACCCCGCGCGTGGTCTGGTTCGTCGCCGGCACCGCTGCGGGCGTCTACGCCTCCGTCAAGGCCCGTCGCGCCGCCCACCGGCTCTCCGTCCCGGGCATCGCCGACCAGGCTGCGGCGCTCGGACTCGGCCTGCGCGAGCTCGCCGGCGAGGTCCGCGACGGCATGGAGGCCAAGCAGCACGACGTCGCCCGCGACCTGTACCGTCGCGCTGCGCTCCCGCCGGCCCACGCCGACGTCCCCGAGCTCCTCGAGTCCGGGCCCACCAGCACTCACCCGAACCCCGCCGAGAAGGACACCGCCTGA